In a single window of the Anguilla rostrata isolate EN2019 chromosome 4, ASM1855537v3, whole genome shotgun sequence genome:
- the LOC135254226 gene encoding zinc finger protein 501-like isoform X3: protein MKTEPVMDSTYYRVVGFRSSLIKSEEVEESIERKNGYGMSREEELILSNIKEEKEEGGERQSEGMKREDGVKDEEVMGFESKEREWDGDEMEQSDRAQREYGLPDCKKREEEGLSPPVTSCLLKQPRVPSPGSSIISSSQAESEVFSCSQCPFIHMEEAKLHQHIEKVHPEEHSRILRSGGNGAEDPLPPSSTHEHPTPPKTLPTPTQSHTGTPGAHTCSHCGKSFRRKSNLTVHQRIHTGECPYKCSQCGKSFSQSSSLASHQRIHTGERPYRCAQCGKCFNQSSSLGVHQQMHTGELPYRCSQCGKSFSYSRCLRVHQRIHTGERPYLCAQCGKRFSYLSGLTAHQQTHSGERPYHCSQCGKSFNQSQNLRVHQRTHAAERLCHCSKCGRGFRSSAKLKVHQRVHTGHYPFCCFQCGKGFVASTALIEHQQNCTEEFPPPSS, encoded by the exons ATGAAGACAGAGCCTGTGATGGACAGCACATATTACAGAGTGGTTGGGTTTAGATCCAGCTTGATTAAAAGTGAAGAAGTAGAGGAGAGTATAGAGAGGAAGAATGGATATGGGATGAGCAGGGAGGAAGAACTCATTCTCTCCAACAtaaaggaagagaaggaggaaggtggggagagacagagtgaggggATGAAGAGGGAGGATGGTGTGAAAGATGAAGAGGTCATGGGATTTGAgtcgaaagagagagagtgggatggAGATGAAATGGAACAAAgtgacagagcacagagagaataTGGACTACCAGACTGCAAGAAACGGGAAGAGGAGGGCTTGTCACCTCCAGTTACTTCCTGTCTGCTCAAACAGCCTAGAGTACCCTCCCCTGGATCTTCTATCATCTCCTCCAGTCAAG CAGAATCTGAGGTGTTTTCCTGCTCCCAGTGCCCATTCATTCACATGGAAGAAGCGAAGCTTCACCAGCACATTGAGAAGGTTCACCCAGAGGAGCACAGCAGGATTCTGAGGTCTGGAGGAAACGGAGCAGAGGACCCACTGCCTCCCAGCAGCACACATGagcaccccacaccccctaAAACACTCCCCACCCCGACACAGTCCCACACCGGCACTCCAGGGGCCCACACCTGCTCCCACTGCGGGAAGAGCTTCAGGCGTAAGTCAAACTTGACAGTACATCAGCGAATCCACACAGGGGAGTGCCCCTATAagtgctcccagtgtgggaagagcttcAGTCAGTCAAGCAGTTTGGCGTCACACCAGCGGATTCACACAGGGGAGCGCCCGTACCGCTGTGcccagtgtgggaagtgcttcAATCAGTCAAGCAGTCTGGGAGTACACCAGCAGATGCACACAGGAGAACTTCCATACCGCTGCTCCCAGTGTGGAAAGAGCTTCAGTTACTCACGTTGTCTGAGAGTACACCAGCGGATTCACACAGGAGAGCGCCCATACCTCTGCgcccagtgtgggaagagatTCAGTTACTTAAGTGGTCTGACCGCACATCAGCAAACTCATAGTGGGGAGCGCCCgtaccactgctcccagtgcGGGAAGAGCTTCAATCAGTCACAGAATCTGAGAGTACACCAGAGGACTCATGCAGCAGAGCGTCTGTGCCACTGCTCCAAGTGTGGGAGGGGTTTCAGGTCTTCTGCAAAGCTGAAAGTGCACCAGAGAGTTCATACAGGGCATTACCCATTCTGCTGCTTCCAGTGTGGGAAGGGCTTCGTTGCGTCTACTGCTTTGATCGAGCACCAGCAGAACTGTACAGAAGAGTTCCCACCCCCCAGCTCCTAG
- the LOC135254226 gene encoding zinc finger protein 501-like isoform X1 — MKTEPVMDSTYYRVVGFRSSLIKSEEVEESIERKNGYGMSREEELILSNIKEEKEEGGERQSEGMKREDGVKDEEVMGFESKEREWDGDEMEQSDRAQREYGLPDCKKREEEGLSPPVTSCLLKQPRVPSPGSSIISSSQGTAAESEVFSCSQCPFIHMEEAKLHQHIEKVHPEEHSRILRSGGNGAEDPLPPSSTHEHPTPPKTLPTPTQSHTGTPGAHTCSHCGKSFRRKSNLTVHQRIHTGECPYKCSQCGKSFSQSSSLASHQRIHTGERPYRCAQCGKCFNQSSSLGVHQQMHTGELPYRCSQCGKSFSYSRCLRVHQRIHTGERPYLCAQCGKRFSYLSGLTAHQQTHSGERPYHCSQCGKSFNQSQNLRVHQRTHAAERLCHCSKCGRGFRSSAKLKVHQRVHTGHYPFCCFQCGKGFVASTALIEHQQNCTEEFPPPSS, encoded by the exons ATGAAGACAGAGCCTGTGATGGACAGCACATATTACAGAGTGGTTGGGTTTAGATCCAGCTTGATTAAAAGTGAAGAAGTAGAGGAGAGTATAGAGAGGAAGAATGGATATGGGATGAGCAGGGAGGAAGAACTCATTCTCTCCAACAtaaaggaagagaaggaggaaggtggggagagacagagtgaggggATGAAGAGGGAGGATGGTGTGAAAGATGAAGAGGTCATGGGATTTGAgtcgaaagagagagagtgggatggAGATGAAATGGAACAAAgtgacagagcacagagagaataTGGACTACCAGACTGCAAGAAACGGGAAGAGGAGGGCTTGTCACCTCCAGTTACTTCCTGTCTGCTCAAACAGCCTAGAGTACCCTCCCCTGGATCTTCTATCATCTCCTCCAGTCAAGGTACTGCAG CAGAATCTGAGGTGTTTTCCTGCTCCCAGTGCCCATTCATTCACATGGAAGAAGCGAAGCTTCACCAGCACATTGAGAAGGTTCACCCAGAGGAGCACAGCAGGATTCTGAGGTCTGGAGGAAACGGAGCAGAGGACCCACTGCCTCCCAGCAGCACACATGagcaccccacaccccctaAAACACTCCCCACCCCGACACAGTCCCACACCGGCACTCCAGGGGCCCACACCTGCTCCCACTGCGGGAAGAGCTTCAGGCGTAAGTCAAACTTGACAGTACATCAGCGAATCCACACAGGGGAGTGCCCCTATAagtgctcccagtgtgggaagagcttcAGTCAGTCAAGCAGTTTGGCGTCACACCAGCGGATTCACACAGGGGAGCGCCCGTACCGCTGTGcccagtgtgggaagtgcttcAATCAGTCAAGCAGTCTGGGAGTACACCAGCAGATGCACACAGGAGAACTTCCATACCGCTGCTCCCAGTGTGGAAAGAGCTTCAGTTACTCACGTTGTCTGAGAGTACACCAGCGGATTCACACAGGAGAGCGCCCATACCTCTGCgcccagtgtgggaagagatTCAGTTACTTAAGTGGTCTGACCGCACATCAGCAAACTCATAGTGGGGAGCGCCCgtaccactgctcccagtgcGGGAAGAGCTTCAATCAGTCACAGAATCTGAGAGTACACCAGAGGACTCATGCAGCAGAGCGTCTGTGCCACTGCTCCAAGTGTGGGAGGGGTTTCAGGTCTTCTGCAAAGCTGAAAGTGCACCAGAGAGTTCATACAGGGCATTACCCATTCTGCTGCTTCCAGTGTGGGAAGGGCTTCGTTGCGTCTACTGCTTTGATCGAGCACCAGCAGAACTGTACAGAAGAGTTCCCACCCCCCAGCTCCTAG
- the LOC135254226 gene encoding zinc finger protein 501-like isoform X2 codes for MKTEPVMDSTYYRVVGFRSSLIKSEEVEESIERKNGYGMSREEELILSNIKEEKEEGGERQSEGMKREDGVKDEEVMGFESKEREWDGDEMEQSDRAQREYGLPDCKKREEEGLSPPVTSCLLKQPRVPSPGSSIISSSQGTAESEVFSCSQCPFIHMEEAKLHQHIEKVHPEEHSRILRSGGNGAEDPLPPSSTHEHPTPPKTLPTPTQSHTGTPGAHTCSHCGKSFRRKSNLTVHQRIHTGECPYKCSQCGKSFSQSSSLASHQRIHTGERPYRCAQCGKCFNQSSSLGVHQQMHTGELPYRCSQCGKSFSYSRCLRVHQRIHTGERPYLCAQCGKRFSYLSGLTAHQQTHSGERPYHCSQCGKSFNQSQNLRVHQRTHAAERLCHCSKCGRGFRSSAKLKVHQRVHTGHYPFCCFQCGKGFVASTALIEHQQNCTEEFPPPSS; via the exons ATGAAGACAGAGCCTGTGATGGACAGCACATATTACAGAGTGGTTGGGTTTAGATCCAGCTTGATTAAAAGTGAAGAAGTAGAGGAGAGTATAGAGAGGAAGAATGGATATGGGATGAGCAGGGAGGAAGAACTCATTCTCTCCAACAtaaaggaagagaaggaggaaggtggggagagacagagtgaggggATGAAGAGGGAGGATGGTGTGAAAGATGAAGAGGTCATGGGATTTGAgtcgaaagagagagagtgggatggAGATGAAATGGAACAAAgtgacagagcacagagagaataTGGACTACCAGACTGCAAGAAACGGGAAGAGGAGGGCTTGTCACCTCCAGTTACTTCCTGTCTGCTCAAACAGCCTAGAGTACCCTCCCCTGGATCTTCTATCATCTCCTCCAGTCAAGGTACTGCAG AATCTGAGGTGTTTTCCTGCTCCCAGTGCCCATTCATTCACATGGAAGAAGCGAAGCTTCACCAGCACATTGAGAAGGTTCACCCAGAGGAGCACAGCAGGATTCTGAGGTCTGGAGGAAACGGAGCAGAGGACCCACTGCCTCCCAGCAGCACACATGagcaccccacaccccctaAAACACTCCCCACCCCGACACAGTCCCACACCGGCACTCCAGGGGCCCACACCTGCTCCCACTGCGGGAAGAGCTTCAGGCGTAAGTCAAACTTGACAGTACATCAGCGAATCCACACAGGGGAGTGCCCCTATAagtgctcccagtgtgggaagagcttcAGTCAGTCAAGCAGTTTGGCGTCACACCAGCGGATTCACACAGGGGAGCGCCCGTACCGCTGTGcccagtgtgggaagtgcttcAATCAGTCAAGCAGTCTGGGAGTACACCAGCAGATGCACACAGGAGAACTTCCATACCGCTGCTCCCAGTGTGGAAAGAGCTTCAGTTACTCACGTTGTCTGAGAGTACACCAGCGGATTCACACAGGAGAGCGCCCATACCTCTGCgcccagtgtgggaagagatTCAGTTACTTAAGTGGTCTGACCGCACATCAGCAAACTCATAGTGGGGAGCGCCCgtaccactgctcccagtgcGGGAAGAGCTTCAATCAGTCACAGAATCTGAGAGTACACCAGAGGACTCATGCAGCAGAGCGTCTGTGCCACTGCTCCAAGTGTGGGAGGGGTTTCAGGTCTTCTGCAAAGCTGAAAGTGCACCAGAGAGTTCATACAGGGCATTACCCATTCTGCTGCTTCCAGTGTGGGAAGGGCTTCGTTGCGTCTACTGCTTTGATCGAGCACCAGCAGAACTGTACAGAAGAGTTCCCACCCCCCAGCTCCTAG
- the LOC135254226 gene encoding zinc finger protein 501-like isoform X4: MKTEPVMDSTYYRVVGFRSSLIKSEEVEESIERKNGYGMSREEELILSNIKEEKEEGGERQSEGMKREDGVKDEEVMGFESKEREWDGDEMEQSDRAQREYGLPDCKKREEEGLSPPVTSCLLKQPRVPSPGSSIISSSQESEVFSCSQCPFIHMEEAKLHQHIEKVHPEEHSRILRSGGNGAEDPLPPSSTHEHPTPPKTLPTPTQSHTGTPGAHTCSHCGKSFRRKSNLTVHQRIHTGECPYKCSQCGKSFSQSSSLASHQRIHTGERPYRCAQCGKCFNQSSSLGVHQQMHTGELPYRCSQCGKSFSYSRCLRVHQRIHTGERPYLCAQCGKRFSYLSGLTAHQQTHSGERPYHCSQCGKSFNQSQNLRVHQRTHAAERLCHCSKCGRGFRSSAKLKVHQRVHTGHYPFCCFQCGKGFVASTALIEHQQNCTEEFPPPSS, from the exons ATGAAGACAGAGCCTGTGATGGACAGCACATATTACAGAGTGGTTGGGTTTAGATCCAGCTTGATTAAAAGTGAAGAAGTAGAGGAGAGTATAGAGAGGAAGAATGGATATGGGATGAGCAGGGAGGAAGAACTCATTCTCTCCAACAtaaaggaagagaaggaggaaggtggggagagacagagtgaggggATGAAGAGGGAGGATGGTGTGAAAGATGAAGAGGTCATGGGATTTGAgtcgaaagagagagagtgggatggAGATGAAATGGAACAAAgtgacagagcacagagagaataTGGACTACCAGACTGCAAGAAACGGGAAGAGGAGGGCTTGTCACCTCCAGTTACTTCCTGTCTGCTCAAACAGCCTAGAGTACCCTCCCCTGGATCTTCTATCATCTCCTCCAGTCAAG AATCTGAGGTGTTTTCCTGCTCCCAGTGCCCATTCATTCACATGGAAGAAGCGAAGCTTCACCAGCACATTGAGAAGGTTCACCCAGAGGAGCACAGCAGGATTCTGAGGTCTGGAGGAAACGGAGCAGAGGACCCACTGCCTCCCAGCAGCACACATGagcaccccacaccccctaAAACACTCCCCACCCCGACACAGTCCCACACCGGCACTCCAGGGGCCCACACCTGCTCCCACTGCGGGAAGAGCTTCAGGCGTAAGTCAAACTTGACAGTACATCAGCGAATCCACACAGGGGAGTGCCCCTATAagtgctcccagtgtgggaagagcttcAGTCAGTCAAGCAGTTTGGCGTCACACCAGCGGATTCACACAGGGGAGCGCCCGTACCGCTGTGcccagtgtgggaagtgcttcAATCAGTCAAGCAGTCTGGGAGTACACCAGCAGATGCACACAGGAGAACTTCCATACCGCTGCTCCCAGTGTGGAAAGAGCTTCAGTTACTCACGTTGTCTGAGAGTACACCAGCGGATTCACACAGGAGAGCGCCCATACCTCTGCgcccagtgtgggaagagatTCAGTTACTTAAGTGGTCTGACCGCACATCAGCAAACTCATAGTGGGGAGCGCCCgtaccactgctcccagtgcGGGAAGAGCTTCAATCAGTCACAGAATCTGAGAGTACACCAGAGGACTCATGCAGCAGAGCGTCTGTGCCACTGCTCCAAGTGTGGGAGGGGTTTCAGGTCTTCTGCAAAGCTGAAAGTGCACCAGAGAGTTCATACAGGGCATTACCCATTCTGCTGCTTCCAGTGTGGGAAGGGCTTCGTTGCGTCTACTGCTTTGATCGAGCACCAGCAGAACTGTACAGAAGAGTTCCCACCCCCCAGCTCCTAG
- the LOC135254234 gene encoding ADP-ribosyl cyclase/cyclic ADP-ribose hydrolase 1-like, which yields MNLDPFSTRTSDMIRGVVVFFFLTQALGAEMGTTGNLKEIVIGRCYNYVTLVQPNSRYDCEEIWREFQEAVLRRTSCNVAVRDYQRMFHTMPQALPCDRLLFWSKTHKLVHSYSAVTRHFWTLEDTLAGYLFNDLVWCGQDDGDRGFNFSSCPMWSTCVNHPVYSLWKQASKNFATLACGNITVLLNGSVPNAFSRDSMFGSVELDNLNPRMVNHVNIKVVANLEGPFLESCSQGSVLDLIKILSRRGFRWTCSDSDVTLKILQCMQNPRQSSCQTCSNSLLRGH from the exons ATGAACCTTGACCCTTTCAGCACTCGAACGTCTGACATGATTCGTG gtgtggtggttttctttttcctcacaCAAGCCCTCGGGGCTGAGATGGGGACCACAGGCAATCTGAAAGAAATCGTCATCGGACGCTGCTACAACTATGTGACTCTGGTTCAACCTAATTCCAG gtatgACTGTGAGGAAATCTGGAGAGAGTTCCAGGAGGCGGTGTTGAGGAGGACATCATGCAATGTGGCAGTGAGGGACTACCAAAGAATGTTCCATACCATGCCACAGGCCCTGCCCTGTGATAGG CTGCTGTTCTGGAGCAAAACCCACAAGCTTGTCCACAGCTACTCCGCGGTCACCCGCCATTTCTGGACCCTGGAAGACACGCTTGCGGGCTACCTGTTCAACGACCTCGTCTGGTGTGGGCAGGACGACGGGGACCGAG GGTTCAATTTTAGTTCCTGCCCAATGTGGTCAACCTGTGTGAACCATCCTGTGTATTCCCTGTGGAAGCAAGcttcaaaaaat TTCGCCACCTTGGCGTGTGGGAACATAACCGTCCTGCTCAACGGATCCGTCCCAAACGCCTTCAGCCGGGACAG CATGTTTGGAAGCGTGGAGCTGGACAACCTGAACCCTCGCATGGTGAACCATGTCAACATCAAGGTGGTGGCCAACCTGGAGGGCCCCTTCCT GGAATCATGCTCGCAGGGCTCTGTCCTGGACCTCATAAAAATCCTGAGTCGTCGAGGATTCCGCTGGACCTGCAGTGACAGCGATGT GACCCTGAAGATTCTCCAGTGCATGCAGAACCCCAGGCAGTCCTCCTGCCAGACATGCAGCAACAGCCTGCTGCGTGGACACTGA